The genomic DNA TTGCTCTGGAGGTATCAAACTGCCTTTCAATACGTTGACTAGCGGCCAGAATAatgcttttttttctcatttcttcTTTGAGTTTCTCTTTCATCTCCTTGAAATGTTTCCCTAAATGCGCGTTCAATGCCTTCAACTTCTCGTCACACATTACCTTTCCTTGCCCAAGAATTTCCCACTGTCTATTTATCTCTTGAACTCGATGCGCATCCATTTGTTTGATGAACTCCTCGTCCAAGCTTTTTTGATGTTGATGGAAAGTCTTGTATTGTTGAagcattttgacgtttttgtGATGAATAGCGGCGAGGATGACAAAAATTACCGTCAACGTCAAAAGAAAGCTCTTGAGCATCCTCATGCCGACGAACCACACGACAAACAACAAATGTCGAAAGTGTAACTCGTTATCCCGGTCTCGCTGGTAGCGATCTTTTGGACGGGTCTTGTAGCCATAAATCAAAATGGCAACCAGGACTATTAGCATGCCTCCTGCGGCACCGCCAAAAGGAATTAGTACCTCAAGTTTTTCAAGTTCAAAGTCATCGTCAAAGTCAGGAATGACAAATTCAGGTATTCTTCGTGGACTTACGAGAATCAACTTCATCGTTTTTCTTAAATCCGTGAGACGGACGACAAACTGTTTGTCGATCAGATCGGTGTCTCCTCCAGATGGAAGATGGAATTCTATCGTAAATGCGCAGTCATCGTTTGTTATTGCTGTaaaagaaagagcaagatgAATAGACAATTATAAAGGAAGACACCAGATGGTTTCGCGCATTGGAAATCTCAACGAAAAATCCCCATcttatatcatcatcatcaacaacaaaaattgaagCCTCGTGCAAACTAAACTGCTGATTTGAAGACCAACAAATTCTCATCTTTTGTGAATTCCTGTTGGTTTCTTTAAATATGAAGCACCTGCAGCTACTACGGCAAACTAGTCAATGATATGAATCTTCAGTAACAATCAATTTAGTGACAATCAATGCTTTCTACTGTCCTTCCCCCACAATTTATACTTACCGATGTCATAATGATACACCACTACATCTGGGCGATCTTGGTCCGTCAATGTTACAGCGAAAACCCCTGGACATGAGCTTACACGCCCACGAAGACGAATGGTCCAGAATGTCCTGTTCTTCAACAGGCGGCCATCGAAAGTTCGATCGTTAATTATCGTCGTTTTTGGGAAAGCGTGTTGCAAAATGGAACGACCTTTAGGCATTTCAACGTGGACTTGTCGTGGACCAGATTCATTATAAACCTTGAAAACCCGAACGTTCTGCTCGTATGCAACGTGCGCAGTGAGTTGGGGAAAACTCTTGAAGCTGCTCATTTGTTTACTTGGGGACACGATATTAAATTTTTCTGTATCCATCGCTTGACAGTTTTCACCGGGCCACTCGTCAGAGTTTATCTTGAACGGTTCCCTGGGTTGTATGAAAAGTCTCTGGGTTGCTCCTGAAAGTTTCACGTCATTCTTGATTTCATAAAACCCGACACTCAAGTTAACCTTTCCAATTTCGCCACTTACCATAATTATTTTAGCTGTGTGGTTTCGCAGAACTGAAGGGTGCCTCAATACCATATATCCGTAATCGCGACTGTTGAGGTTTTGAGTCGTGTTTCGTTCACTATTTTCTATTCTTGTTAACATATTACCATCCTTCCACAAAGTCGCCTCAAGCTCGAATACCGGACCTTGCCTCAACTCAACATGGCATTGGAACTTTCCTGAATTAGGAAAAACGGGCTTAATTGGTATAAAAAAACGTTCGGCCTCAACACATGTAACTTGTGACCCGATACAAGACGCATCGTACAGCGAACAGGCGCAATTCGTACACGTGCAGTTCGCTTGAAAACAACAGTCAAAACAATACGCAAAGTGGGCCCCGAAATCTTGTCTTCGGGCTTGAGTAACATCCTGCTTCGTTAAATCACAGAGTGGGTTCGCTCTCGAAAGTTTGGTACACTTATCCCTACATTTCTCGCAATTTTGTTTATAATCGTAGCATTGTCGAGAACGTTCTACTTTTGAAAACTCCTCTGGGTCACTCTTCTCCCCGAAAAGTCGAACCACTTGGTTCTCCGATCCGTCGCAAAACAGTAGATTCCCTAGGGTGTGTGTTCCACTCGAAACGCTGTCATAACTTGGACACGGTGTACTCGGGTGCCCTTTGATGTGCTTTACAGCTCTTCCATCGCGTCGCAAATTAATCTCGTAGTAGTCAGGAACTGGAGAGCTGCAGTAATTTAGAACCGACGACGCTGTTGGGGGAAGCTTCTTGTTGTCATTCATATCATGCTTGCTCTCTTGAAATGTCGTGCTGAAGTCAACTTTTGGCAACTGAAGAAGAACTGCGAGACCACTTGATCTATTCAGCCAAGTTgaggagtttattgagaaagACGTGATAGTCTTTCTAAGAGGTGGGTCGTCTTTAACCTGCAGGAAAGACAGGATGCAACATGAGTTCAACAGCTGCTGGTGCCGTGTTTGGAGAACCAACGAACGATGTCTTATTTCCAAGTCATGTAGAGCTCTGCGTATGTTACGGTGTTATGTACCAGATTTCACGGTTCACGCTTGTTATTATCGTCATCATTCATCCACGCCTTAATAACCACCGCCAGCTCTATAGCCATCATCCATGAAAACAGTCATCATCAGACTGTCATTCACTTACGGTGGCTTTAAttggtttcaacaatttggagggaatgtcttATTAGAATTGGGATTAACTGGGCAAAGTTATGGCCCCAAAcatcaataattgctaaaaCAGATGCTGCAAGATGCACATACTTACGTGActtaataggttaccatggcaacaaaagaaccatatCTAAAAACTCCttaaattttgtctttcaaataTCTAAAAAACTAAGCTAACGATAAGATGAAACTCTCAAAAAAAGTTAGAAAAAATTCcttggagcggattcagagccaccttaaaacttTCTAATTGTGAaagtggctatgaatctgctccactTAAAAAACAGCGAACAGATTCCTTTTTGCTTACCTTTAGAATATCTTCGTGGACGACATTCACGGAAACGTTAATTTGTGGTAGCTTTGAAATGTCTAAAATGTAATCGAAAAACACCTTTAGAGGTTCGATTATGAAAACGTATTGTTGTGCGCAATGAAAACGGAATTTTAGTGGTTATTTACAACTCACCAGTGCACTTTCTGTCTCCCTTTCCGGCGCATGGGGAGGACTCGAATTCCTTAAAGCTGCAAAGCGAACGACATTCTGAAAACGGGCAAGAAGTAGAAGTTAGATAAACGTATGTTAATTACGCGATGATTGTAAAATGTGACTGGCAGAGATAAATTCCCCTCAGATAAACATGACCAGGTGcgctttaattaattaattaagtttgGATGCTTTACCACTAAGCTAAGCTAACTCTTATGAAAAGACTTCTAAAACTTACTTTTGCATACGGCGGGGTGGGTGTGGTTACAAGGGGACCGCTCGAACGAACCCTCTGGACATTTTTCATCGCATTCTGTGTAAAAAAGGAGAACATCACTTTGACAATGGAGTCACAAACTTTCCTTGCTACACAAGTCTACCTCAGTGCACAGCTTTGAAAGGTATAGAACGACAAAGcaagtaaaaaattaaatagCATTATTTTAAATGAGTGGCAGCCATTAGGATGAAGTCTTGAAGAAAACACGTTTCAGTTTATTCCCTAGAATCTCTCGTTAATGCAGGATCTTTGACGTTTTTTAACGATTTGTTTTACTTACATTGTTATACAATGAGTTACCTATGTTCTCACATGCATAGACATACATAGATGTTGCCGGTAAAAACCGTTCTCAgatgaatccgtttttacctaggttaaattggtgatcaccATTTTAGCTAGTTTGAATACGCaatcagatgaattgaagaaactttttgcGAGCCTAAATTAAACCTAGAGCAAAATTAGGCTCAGGTTAGGAATacttttggttattatacatgaatatcaattgacttactatacaaaagtaaataaggAAAAGAATTGTGTTGGGTTCGGCATGTTCGGCgttgtggtgtagtggtgaaaACACAGGACTATAGTTCACAAGGGTCCGACTTCGAGTACCGTCAAGTACATAGTACAGTTTTTTGTTCCCTTACCATGTTATAATGTTGATCCCACTaaatggataagtgtatgaatacagcaactgataagatgatacgaaacacaAAGAAGTTGTGTTGAGATGCgttaagacagagcttgagagAAGGTATAGCTGTTTTCAATCCATTttggggttgatagctgctttaaactaggtagagtgtATATTCAACCTAGGAAAATCGAGGATCGCCAATTTAACCTGAGCGCAGATTCAACCTGAGCACGGATTTGACTGACAACAATGAtccttaattgacctctccccttGGGGGTTTTTCGGGGCCGATGAAACAAAATCAACGAAACAgaaactgttaagaatcccaactggccggaaaACAAACCAGTCGGCTACTTAGAAGTGCAGCCGACAacttgaaccagggactaccaggaacaaattgaacgagtggtcagagcgcgTCTTGAACCCGAGatttccggatctcaaggcaagctcTCTAACTACTGGGCCGCACTGCTTTCTAAGTAGCCTGCATGATAGCAGGCGCTTTATGAGTCAAGCGGGGCGAACGCGATATTTCGCGCGGAGCTACTTTATGTCGCGCTCCGCGCGAAATATCGCGTTCGCCCCGCCTGGCTCGTAAAGCGCCTGTCATGCAGGCTACTTTCTAAGTGAAAGTAAGAACGCAAAAGGATTTAAGTTTTTCAAACAATTCTcacataaaacaaaagtaaattagataagagtgttgttatggcatgggtgggctccccagcacagtcacaaatgggtctatttttagaataccccttcccgcgaaaatcagttgccatgtccctgaaaaaacatagcagaagcagtcacgcgtgacatggcttcctttgattggttaaaattggcggccctttgtttgttaaaataactccatttgtgactgtgttgATGCAAGACCGCAAAATGAttgatcaacactcttatctaatgcACTCCTGCATAAAATATTTCCGAAATCGAAAACTCAAGTGGAGGCAGCTGGTGGTTAGAATGAGTGCCTTTCCAGAATGTCTCAGGAATACGAATAAGCCCCGCTCTGACCGCTTGCTGAAGAAGATCCTGGTAGTTTCTGGTTCAGTCAACCTCTCAGCGTAACTTGTAaaaagggaatttgaaaaaTGATGACCGCCACGGAAACGACAACGACACAAAACAACATTATCATTGGTTAGAAGCGGAAAACAATCTTGTTGCACATGCAGTGCGTATTCTTTCGTCTCAAAACGTGAATGGTTCCCAAAATAGTGCGCCATTTTTCCTCCTAAAGCACCAAGATACAGACAAGCATCAAAGCTAACGTAGCtaatttctttacaaaaacTTACTATAAACACAAGTAGTTTGGCCATTTTCTTTCCTATTGGCTCGCATCTTCCTGGGACAAACACATTTTCCCAGTAGTGGATCACAAGCTCCATTTGCGCATGTCAAGTTTTTACCGGAGCACCGATCCACGGAGACGAGGCCAGCATTCCTTACatctaaaacaaaaaatatcaagAAGCTGTTACTGATTGCACAATGAAAATGTTGCCTTGTGGGGGTTAATTTCTACATGCTAATCACTGAATAGAGCTTAGCGAGACGATACTCGTGTCAAGTGCAAGAGAGAGCAGTGGTGAGACCTCGAGCCTCCCGCCACCCGCCACTAGGAGAGCAGGGATTGCGTAGTGGTGAGACCACTCGCCTCGCatcaatgtgacccgggttcgattcccagactcgttgtcatatgggttgagtttgttggttctcttctcagCTTACGAGAGAAGATACACTATCAGTACCCGATCTTTAAAGTGGTTATAAACTCTTTTTCATCGCAGCGAAAATTATGGATGTGTTGCCACAATTTGGGTATATCGAAAAACTGCCTAAATGTCACAAGGATTGTCTGAAGTTTCGTGAAAAAGCGACAGCTCAATTGCGTTATTCAGCTGCAATGACAAACCGCGGAATCATTCACTGCATTAGAAAATGTTAGCTTTTATGGCATTTTCACACaatatcctaattattttttaGCACATGAATCTTTACCTCATGTTGAAAACGAAAAACATGTCGAATGTCATGCTTATTACCTAAAGTTAACAGAAACACTTACCGAAAACACTAAGCTTTATTGGCGTATCCTTGCCCATTACTGcgatttcattgttgttttctGAATTAAAGAATATTTTGGTGTCAGGGCGAAAAAATCCACTTGGAAAATAAACAGTCATTTCCACGTTCGTGGTTTGTAGTTGGGCGTgcatcacgcatgcgcagacTGCTACTACCATCAATGGAGTTGCTCCGTTCAATCCTGGTGTAGCATGACTTCCTAGGACACGACTTCGAGTTGCGGGGGATGGCGTTCTTGAACCTAGGACAAGATAGTTAGCACACAGGCACAAAAGATAAGCCAAATATAGTTACAATGGCAGAACATTTTTGTCAGTTTACTGAAAACCTTCTGGAAGAGATGACATCGCCATCTGTCGCCCtgaacttaaggacggtgcctactattgttattgcgcatacgttctgcgcgtCTCGatatactcggatttcctatgggtggtgcttattaatacaagaatgtttttgcgcggttcaaaaccatgcgaagaaagcagaacttagcaagtgctcttggtattcaaaaagaaaattgggggtagccatgcatttttcagagataattaagcatcAGTTTGGAATAGAACtctatacatttctttgtactttacagctttttacaaatattgatgattaattatcttcgaaaaatgcctggttacctccaattttctttttggatttcaataatacttgttaagatctgcttttcccgcatattcagtaaaccgcgcaaaaaatacctttgaattagtaggcagcGACCTTAATCATACTCCGGATAAAGACACTTTGTACTGGTAAAAGGGATATTGTTTAACGCAAACTATTGGTGCGATAGTATTACTTTTGCTCATATAAGTTTCTTGACAATTTTTTCGTCTTCAATTATGATATACAGAAAGGCGAGTCTTACAAGccctttattttcttattttgtggCGATTCAAATCGCGCTGATATACAAATTTGCAGCGCTAGCTGAGGTGATCAAGAATATTCAATCTCTCCTCAGGCTCCTCTCCGGCTTTCTACATGACGGCTTGCCCCGCCCAGGCCgaaaaaaacctctgggacgCTGTTTTGGAATTCCGCTTGACAGGAGCTGCGCTCGATAATTCAAATAGTTTTCCAAATGAAAGCATTTTTGGGGACAAG from Montipora capricornis isolate CH-2021 chromosome 2, ASM3666992v2, whole genome shotgun sequence includes the following:
- the LOC138038550 gene encoding uncharacterized protein, translated to MEAYISAMRTRCQAFILFCFLLAVETSAHRTVRRFVGLPETGEKVNCKNASGNSKTLIVRNDLPGRLLFHESNELWIELVTSSSNGRNNSNIKTLYTSFDNNTILLQVYKLPEPGHEQASETEKVLVIILSGVGGFVFLAAVVSVLCYFCYWRKRQRTKRKRGMEDTSKGSRTPSPATRSRVLGSHATPGLNGATPLMVVAVCACVMHAQLQTTNVEMTVYFPSGFFRPDTKIFFNSENNNEIAVMGKDTPIKLSVFDVRNAGLVSVDRCSGKNLTCANGACDPLLGKCVCPRKMRANRKENGQTTCVYKCDEKCPEGSFERSPCNHTHPAVCKKCRSLCSFKEFESSPCAGKGDRKCTDISKLPQINVSVNVVHEDILKVKDDPPLRKTITSFSINSSTWLNRSSGLAVLLQLPKVDFSTTFQESKHDMNDNKKLPPTASSVLNYCSSPVPDYYEINLRRDGRAVKHIKGHPSTPCPSYDSVSSGTHTLGNLLFCDGSENQVVRLFGEKSDPEEFSKVERSRQCYDYKQNCEKCRDKCTKLSRANPLCDLTKQDVTQARRQDFGAHFAYCFDCCFQANCTCTNCACSLYDASCIGSQVTCVEAERFFIPIKPVFPNSGKFQCHVELRQGPVFELEATLWKDGNMLTRIENSERNTTQNLNSRDYGYMVLRHPSVLRNHTAKIIMVSGEIGKVNLSVGFYEIKNDVKLSGATQRLFIQPREPFKINSDEWPGENCQAMDTEKFNIVSPSKQMSSFKSFPQLTAHVAYEQNVRVFKVYNESGPRQVHVEMPKGRSILQHAFPKTTIINDRTFDGRLLKNRTFWTIRLRGRVSSCPGVFAVTLTDQDRPDVVVYHYDIAITNDDCAFTIEFHLPSGGDTDLIDKQFVVRLTDLRKTMKLILVSPRRIPEFVIPDFDDDFELEKLEVLIPFGGAAGGMLIVLVAILIYGYKTRPKDRYQRDRDNELHFRHLLFVVWFVGMRMLKSFLLTLTVIFVILAAIHHKNVKMLQQYKTFHQHQKSLDEEFIKQMDAHRVQEINRQWEILGQGKVMCDEKLKALNAHLGKHFKEMKEKLKEEMRKKSIILAASQRIERQFDTSRARFEIERKRLNQQMKAYSHEINSRLSKIQYKIENNFWLKAAKGMHKAFSDIAAFFGGSMKPFIQWVGLSVTFPSINVELPSFEDIFDHMDLNMGSLSLFDSNSSFPFWQHDFLSDTKINIQQITVPQLNISTPLNKQKAKELLALEWIVQLYNSGLFTTVLILLDTLWFVYRHSKTYQLAVILIHGFPKVYELEKIRKQGEKEEKEMKKKEQKLRIKAERKLRKENDEETSNISDADSVDDLDERSADELEEDQTCQEKTKNNNECKTLRVDALIKENIRDHTLLEKNSYEMGVLRVDVNEKEGGLKSKRGKNTAAKKSATTEYKKTPKWSKRGKAINDGAGSDSDSNEMENACIEEIVLTGAKRKRLFGSGLKGLDTVNTLFLKFLVKLKELNYQINNTNLVPLCLLSAIAILSVYVVIVTAKHSMNVETLDVIGYFDLKMAPVLTMRKIVNTRITSNAFMVNDVHIPYYENRVNTRIGFYKKMAAIYQAYQCAKADLHNAEFCSWAAEPGASCDGVSPCNEDFFSNLTQFECDLEPVLPQRFTKFDRILYKEVHKKALAPYVAALRGLILDTFYMLLVVIGIFVVLKLLGMAVFVLLKKFDLVRQVKQYQANYDLKKEMGKMAVPHCIQYPSTESLRRDIRPVKISPIMKAKFGPLVREGQTSHWVGYQKEK